In Bradyrhizobium sp. WBOS07, the genomic window GCCGGTGAGGTGGGCGCCATCGGGCGAGGCGAGCGCGGCGCGCTTGTCGCCCCGGAAATAATCGTGAACGACGAACTCGTGCCCCTCATGGGACAGGACGAGATCGAGGCCTGTTCGCTTGAACTCGCCGTTGAAGATCAGGTTGGGGTCGGGAACGACGAACGCGCCCTCGGGCACATGACCCTGCGCTTTCGCCGTAAAGGAATCGACATGGGCGTCGCCGGGCGAGCGGAAACCCTTGCCGTCCAAGGAAATCGCGCCGTCAAACTGGCCAGCGTAATTCAACCGGGCACCGTCAAAAGGGTTAAAATTTAAGTAAGTATCAACTGCCTAAGCTTGCATAGCATTAGCAAGTCCTTAGCGATACCACCTATTGCTTGTGTGATTCCGCATCACTTGGCTTCAGGAGCCCCAACGGATACGGATCTCGTAAGAGGAGAGGAAGTAATCCGTCAAATATTCTGAAGTCGAATCAGGCCGTTTTGCGCGCATTTCCAGTCATCCAAAGTAATCTGCTGTATAGATGTGGGAGCAGATACTTAAGTCAGCTTCCCGTCGCGAAGTCCCGCCACATCCTGCGGCAAATACGGAGTTAAATCTGTGACCTAACTAACAGAACCCCATGAAATTGGGGGTGTTAGCCATCGCGCGCAGATTCGGCCCTCCCACAACTTGTGTCTGCATTTGCCTCCGTTTGGCGGCAGCCGGACACCTCCTAGCCGGCGAATCGTAAAATTTTACGCAATCTGGACTGGTCCATTTCATCCTGTCTCCCGGTTTTGCCACCCCAGCCGGGCGCGTTAAGCAGAACAAAACGGCCCGTCTCGCACTATCTCCCCGAAAGCAACAAAGCCCGGCACGTCGAGGTCGAGGGGGACCCGGCGAAGCCAGGGAAGGGGATGTCAGATGGAGACCGCTGCTCGCTCGCGCGCCTGGCGCGCAATCCTGGTGCTATGCGGACTGATCCTTTTCGGATCGGCCGCCGAGCTTCGCGCCGGCTCGCTGCTGTCGCCGGGAGCCGGCGTTCTCGTGCGCAAGTCCGCCGAGCCGTTCGGCGTGTTCGCCTTCGCCATTTCGTCCGGCGACCTGCGGCAGAAATGGCTTGCGCTGAAGGACAGGCTCGACGACGACATGGTGCAGCTGGCGCTGTGCGACGGCGACCGGGACAATTGCGCATCGCCTGCGGCCCTCAAGCTGCTCGCCATCGTCGACCAGGCCCGTGCTCGCGACGGCCGCGCCCGCCTCGGCGAGACCAACCGCGCCGTCAACCTGACCATCCGGGCC contains:
- a CDS encoding transglutaminase-like cysteine peptidase, whose amino-acid sequence is METAARSRAWRAILVLCGLILFGSAAELRAGSLLSPGAGVLVRKSAEPFGVFAFAISSGDLRQKWLALKDRLDDDMVQLALCDGDRDNCASPAALKLLAIVDQARARDGRARLGETNRAVNLTIRAANDGIDDAWSSPLATFANGTGDCEDYAIAKLAALRLAGIAAEDLRIVVVRDLRAGEDHAVAAAKLDGHWLMLDNRRMAMLEDDAARSYQPLFALDRSGVLKYVDEPVRFSMVAAEVR